The Hymenobacter swuensis DY53 genome includes the window CTGGATGGGCACCTGTCATCCTGGGCTTGCGAAAAACCTTATCACGTTTGAACAAGCCGGGGCTAGGATTGCCGTTCTTGCGTAGTAAGGTCCTTCGCAAGCCCAGGATGACAGGTGCCCATCCAGCTATTCAGTCCTCAATTCAACAGATACTTACTCTGCTTGAAGCTGTAGCCCACGGCCATCACCAAACGGCCCGCGCTGGCCGGGTGGTCGGTGCGGGCGGTGTACACGGGCAGCTGCACACTGGTGTTCAGGGAAAAGTTTTTGTAGTACACATCCAGCCCGGGGCCCAGCAACGCGTTATTCATGGCATGCTCGCCGGTGAGTTTGCCTTCGAAGGTTTCGCCCTTGGTTTTCTCGTAAAAGAACTGGGCCGAAGGATATACCTGCCAGTTGGTGCCCAGAGCTACCCGGTAGAACAGATTGGCAAACGTAGTAGTGCTGGGAGCTAAGCTTTCCTGCACAGCATTGCGGGTGGCCCGGCGGTAGCTACTGTTTAGGCTCAGGCCAACATTGCGGAAGCTGCCAATGTAATTAGCGTACATAAACCCATCGGTAGTGCCGGTGCCGGGCTGGTTGAGGGCCGGATAACGGCGGCCTAGGCCGTTGCGGCGCTGGTAGTTGCCGGTGGGTAGCTTGGCCCCGCCCCCCACAATTAGGCGACTTTGTACGCCCGCTGTTTCAATGGCCCGAATAAGGTGGTAGCCAGCAAAAACCGTCGCGTCGCCCACGCCGGCCAGGTTCAGCGTTGCGCCGTTGGCCCGGGCCGAGTTCATGACATAGGGCAGAAAGGCGTTCAGCTCCAGTCGTTTGCTCAAAAAGTATTTGCCTCGCAGTTCTACCACCCGGAAAATCTCGTAATCCGACGCATCGCCTTTATGAGAATGACGAAACTCCTCATCTACGTGGTTAAGGGGGCGGGCAATGAACGGCTGGGCTCCGGTGGGGAAGAACTGCGGCTGCTGCCCGTAGCTCTGGTACCCGTTGAACACCCGGTAGCGGTGCATCAGCGAAAAGCCACTCTGGTTATCGTAGGGCGTGATGCCCATGAAGCACCCGCAAATGTCGCAGGCACTAGTTGGCGCGGCCAGTAGCAATACGGGCAGCGCCAGAAATAAAAGTCTCTTGATCATATAGGAAGGAATAGCCCGCCGCCCCAAGCAGCGCATCATTGGGGACCTCTTGAATAGGCGGTTTCTAATGATGCGCACCACCTGAAGTGGCAGCCAGATTTACAGGGCTAGCGGGCTTCGGCCAGCCGCTTGTCCTGAATGAATTCTGTGTCAGTAAGCGTTTGCAGAAAGGCCATCAGATCAGCCTTTTCATTCTCAGAAAGCGAGATGCCCGGCCGGGTGCCTGCCTGCCGAAACTGCGCGTCCAGGGTGGCCGATTCTAGCATTCCATCGGCATAATGGTCCAGTACCTGCCGTAAGGTCTGGAAACGACCATCGTGCATGTAAGGCGGGGTGAGGGCCACGTTGCGCAGGCTGGGCACCTTGAACCGCCCCACGTCCTGCGGGCGGCCCGTAATGTGGGCCCGCCCGGAATCTGCTGCAAAGCTGCGGTCCAGCCCGTTATTGCGGTACGTCTCATCTGTAAACAACTCGCCCGCGTGACAGGAGCCGCACTTCTGGCGTAGCAGGGTGAGGCCCCTCAGTTCCCCGGCTGACAATTCGCCCCCGGCTTCGTGGCGACTATACTGGTCGTAGCGGGAGTGGCTGCTGGTGAAGGCGGCCGTGAACTGTGCCAGTGCCTTCAGCAGCTGCTGGGAGTCGATAGGCTTACGGCCGTACACCTGCGCAAACCGTTGCTGGTAGCCTGCATCCGCATTGAGCTTGTACAGTATGTTTTCCAGGGTTTCGTCCATCTCCACGGGGTTGGTGATGGGGGCCAGCGGCATAGTTTCGAGGTTTTTGGCTCCCCCATCCCACAGGAATTCACTCCGCCACCGCAGATTCTGCAGCGCCGGCGCATTACGGGTGCCCAGCAGATTGTCTACGCCGTGACTTACGCGGTGGTCCTGGTGGGCGAAGGCCACAAACTGCTGGTGGCAGCTACCGCACGAAATATCTCCGGTGCGCGACAAGCGCGGGTCATAGAACAGCGTCCGGCCCAGTTCGAAAGCTTCCCGGGTAGGTGGGTTCTGGCTGGTGGCGTACACCGGCGCCGGGAAGTTCGCGGGAACTTGGGTGCCGGGCACTTCCCAGTCGGGCGCCACGTCGGCATCGGTGGTGCAGCCTCCCGCCAGCAGTCCGGCCAGCCCCGCCAGGGCCAGCCGAACCGTCAGGTTTCGGAACATGATAAACGGCCGTTAGTTAGCGTGCACATGGTCCACGCGGAACATACCGGCGGCTTGGTTATCCGCTACTTTCACCGAGTTGCTGCCGCCCATTGTGTTAGAGAGGGTAGAAAAGTCGATGGGATTCGGACCGGTAAACATCTTCAGTACATCGGCTGCCAGATGCACGGCTGGCGTCCGGTCTTTGCGAATCTGAATGGTGGCCCCATTCAGCGAGGGCGACACGATGCGAATGGTATTGTTCGGCTTCTTAAATCCCCCGATGTGAAACAGCAGCTGCTTGTTGCCTCCAGCCTGCGGTGAGCTGCCCTCCAGCTTGGTATAGATGTAACCGGAATTCCAGGTCCAGAACATGCCATTAGCTGGGTCCAGCGCCCCGGTTTGTGCCCCCGATACGTTACGGGCACTGTCCACGCCAATCGTAAACGTGAGGGCAGTGTAGTCGCCCGCCGGCACGTTGGTTAGGGTGAAGGATTTGGTAACCGCGTCCGATTGTTTGAGCAGGTGGTAGCTCTCCGGCTCGGCATACTCGGTGCCATCAGCCTTTCTCAGTTTGATGTTGGAGAGGTAGTAGTTGAAGGTGGAAACCGTGAACTGCTGACCGGACGAAGTGGTGTAGGTACCCGTATTAAGCACCAGCGGAACGTTGCCAACCAAGTGGTCAACCTCCACATCCAGCGTGCCGGCGGCGGGCGTGGTTACGTCCGCATCATCAGTGCAGGCAGAGAAAGCAACGGTCAGGAAAGAAAGACAGGCAAGAGTAAACAGGCGAAATTTCATCGAAAAAACGGCAAATACAGGAAACTGAAAAACAGCCGTCAGCCGGATATCCTGTGCAGATATCCGGGACGAGGCAGCCCTGCTATGGCAGGCCGGGCGCAATCCGAAATTCAGGCCTGGGCCGTGGGGGGATGAAAAACGCCGTGTACCGACGAAAAAGCGTAGCAGGAGGCCACGCACGGGCCAAAGTGCACCTGGGCTTGGTAAACAGCTGCAAGCTTGGGCAGCACTACGCAAAGCAGGGGTGCCAGTACCTCGTACTTCACCTTGGCGAAACCGGCGCCGGGAGCCTTGCTTTCCGTATCGGCGGCTTTGCCGAGCTGCCTGCGCAGGTGGCACTTGCCGTTACAGTGCAGCCGGGGCTTGTTCTTATTCACACAGAACAGCCGGGTGATTTCCGCCTTCCGCGCCTGGTAATCCATTACCAGCAGCTCCCGACTAAACGTCTGCAGCAAAATAAGTACGGCCAGAAACAGGGCGAAAAAACGGGTCATCCCAACAACGCTACTAGATAAACGCTGCTGCAAGGTACCGCTCAACAGCCGGAATGCGGCGCGTTATTGCTGTTTTCTGTCTAAAAGGCAAGCAATTGTTCTACCTGTTCCTGCAGAAGCTGCTGATACAAAGGCTCAGTAAGCGTGCCCTCAGCCGTCAGGTGTTTATCAATGAACGGGAGCCGGACCCGCTGGGGCAGAACGGCGGTACCCAGGTACATCAGCACGTCGGTCAAGTGGTTCAGGGGAAGAATACCGCCCTGGGCACCGCTGCTCAGGCCTACCAGCGCGGCCTTTTTCCCGCGAATGCCGCCAGGGTAAGGTAATCCATCAATAAAGGCTTTCAGAACGCCGGGAAAAGAGCAGTTATACTCCGGAACTACAAACACCAGCTTATCGGCCGCCTCCGCCATAGCTACCAGGCGGTTGAAATCAGTATGCTGTCCTGTGTTGTGGTAGAGTGCGGACGTAGTGAAATCCAGCGGCAGCAGGACTAGATCCAGAATCTGAGCGTCTGTTCCCTGCTCGGCCAATAAGTTCAGGTATAAGTCCGCAATGCGTCGAGCCCGGGAGTTGGGCCGATTGGTACCGGCAACGATGGTTATCATCAGAAGAAATAGAATTAGAAGTCAGTGGCTGGCACAGAATAGGAACAGCATCTTTGCTGCACTGTTTTCGGCTCGCCTGGGAGCAATAAAAAAGCGAAACGGAAGCCCGTTTCGCTTTTTTTGAGTCCTGATAAGCACAACCGATAACTCTACGCCAAGTTATTCGAAGTTGCCTTAGCCAAGAGGAATTCCTGGTTCAGGATAGCAATGTTTTCGAGTGAAATACCCACCGGGCACTCTGCCGCGCAGCTACCAATGTTGGTGCAGGCTCCGAAACCTTCGATATCCATTTGTGCCACCATGTTTTCCACGCGGGTTTTGCGCTCCACGTGGCCCTGGGGCAGCAACGCCAGCTGGCTCACCTTCGCCGAAACGAAGAGCATAGCCGAGGCATTCTTGCAGGAGGCCACACAGGCACCGCAACCAATGCATGTTGCTGCTTCGAAAGCCCGGTCGGCAATTTCCTTGGGAACCGGAATTTCGTTGGCGTCAGGTGTACCACCGGTGTTGATGGATACGTATCCGCCCGCCTGAATAATCCGGTCGAAAGCCGAGCGGTCCACGCTCAGGTCTTTGTTGACCGGAAACGCAGCAGCCCGCCAAGGCTCAATGGTAATCGTATCACCATCGGAAAACTTGCGCATGTGTAGTTGGCAGGTGGTGGTACCCGACTCGGGGCCGTGCGCCCGACCATTGATGAACAGATTGCACGAACCACAGATACCTTCCCGGCAATCATGATCAAACGCAACCGGTTCCTCGCCTTTGCGGAGCAGGTCTTCATTGAGTACGTCCAGCATCTCCAGGAAGGACATATCCGGCGAGATATCCTTCACTTGGTAATCCACGATGTTGCCTTGAGTATTGCGGTTTTTTTGCCGCCACACTTTTAGCGTAAGGTTCATCGGTTTGGCATTGGGGTTACTTCCAGCCATTTTATTTCTGAATTATGAATTATGAATTAGAGATTATGAATCGAAATCATGAATTATGAACGATACTCCCTGAACAGGCAGACCACTCACAATTCATAATTCCTAACTCATAATTCAGCTCTACTTGTAGCTACGCTGCGTGAGTTTCACGTTTTCGAACACCAGCTCCTCCTTATTCAGGATTTCCGGCTGGTTTTCGCCCACGTACTGCCAAGCAGCCACATAGGCGTAGTTGTCGTCGTCGCGCTTTGCTTCACCTTCTTCGGTGGCGTACTCCTCGCGAAAGTGGCCGCCGCAGCTTTCGTTGCGGTCCAGCGCGTCGTCTACCATCAGCTCGCCCAACTCAATGAAGTCGGCTACGCGACCGGCTTTTTCCAGTGCCTGGTTTAGCTCGTTTTCGGTGCCGGTCAGCTTCAGGTCGCTCCAGAACTCCTTACGCAGTTTTTGGATTTCCGCTTTGGCAAAGCGCAGTCCTTCCGCATTGCGCGCCATACCGCAGTATTCCCACATCAGGTTGCCCAGATGTTTGTGGAAATCGTCAGGTGTGCGAGTGCCATTGATGCTCATCAGCTTCTGCACACGGGCGCGTACTTCGGCTTCCGTTTGCTGGAAGGCGGGGTGGTCGGTCGTAACCGGCTTGGGCGGCGTTTGGGCCAGATAATCCCCGATGGTGTAGGGAATCACGAAGTAGCCGTCAGCCAAGCCCTGCATCAGGGCCGAAGCGCCGAGGCGGTTAGCACCGTGGTCGGAGAAGTTGCACTCCCCGGTTGCATACAAACCAGGAATGGTGGTCTGCAGGTTGTAGTCAACCCAGAGGCCGCCCATAGTGTAGTGTACCGCCGGATAGATGCGCATCGGCTGCTGGTACGGGTTTTCGTCGGTGATTTTGGCGTACATGTCGAACAGGTTGCCATACTTCTGGCTTACTGCCTCCGCACCGGTCCGCTTGATAATATCCGCGAAATCGAGGTACACAGCTAGTCCCGTGCTGCCTACGCCACGACCTTCGTCGCACATCTGCTTGGCATTGCGCGAAGCCACGTCACGCGGCACGAGGTTACCAAACGCCGGGTACTTGCGCTCCAAGAAGTAGTCCCGGTCGTCCTCGGCAATGTCCGAAGCTTTGATTTCGCCTTTGCGTACACGCTCAGCAATTTCTACTGTTTTGGGCACCCACACGCGGCCGTCGTTACGCAACGACTCCGACATCAGCGTCAGTTTCGACTGGTAGTCACCCGATACCGGAATGCAGGTCGGGTGAATCTGGGTGAAGCAGGGGTTGGCGAAGTAGGCACCGCGCTTGTGGGCCCGCCAGGCAGCCGTCACGTTGCAATACATGGCGTTGGTGCTCAGATAGAACACGTTGCCGTAACCGCCGGTAGCTAGTACCACGGCGTGGGCCGCGTGTTGCTCAATCTCGCCGGTAATCAGGTTGCGGGTGATGATGCCCCGGGCCTGACCATCCACTACCACCACGTCCAGCATCTCGGAGCGGGTGTACAGCTTCACCTTGCCATAAGCGACCTGACGCGAAAGGGCCGAGTAGGCACCCAGCAGCAGCTGCTGTCCAGTCTGGCCCCGGGCGTAGAACGTCCGGCTCACCTGAGCACCCCCGAAAGAGCGGTTGGCCAGCAATCCACCATATTCCCGGGCAAATGGTACGCCCTGAGCTACGCACTGGTCGATGATATTGACCGATACCTGCGCCAGCCGGTACACGTTGGCTTCGCGGGCACGGTAATCACCACCTTTAATAGTGTCATAAAACAGCCGGAATACGGAGTCGCCGTCGTTCTGGTAGTTTTTGGCCGCATTGATACCACCCTGCGCAGCAATGGAGTGGGCCCGACGCGGGGAATCGTGGAAGGTAAATGCTTTCACGTTATAGCCCAGCTCAGCCAGAGAGGCTGCTGCCGAGGCACCAGCCAAGCCGGTACCCACCACGATAATATCGTACTTCCGCTTATTGGCGGGGTTTACGAGCTTAACGTTGAACTTATGCTTGTCCCATTTTTCGGCCAAAGGGCCTTCGGGAATTTTGGAATCCGGAAACATCGGCTGTCGAGTTTAGGACTTATTTGAAGAAGAAGAAGTAGACCGGCATGGCGGCAAAAGCAGCGCACACGACAATCGAGAAAGCATACCCTACAAACTTGATGGCGGGCGTGTACTTGCGGTGCGTGAGGCCCAGCGTCTGGAAGGCGCTGCTGAAGCCGTGAAGCAAATGATAGAGTAGTGCGAACTGAGCTACCACGTACAGCGCCACGTAGAACGGATTTTTGAAAGCGTCCAGTACCAGCGTGTAAGCATCTTCGTTGCCGTTGGCGTCGCGCGGTACATCTCCAAACCGCAAGGAGCCGAAGAAGTTGTACAGATGCACAACCAGGAAAAATAGCACAATGGAGCCCAGCATAGCCATGCTGCGGGAATGCCAAGAGCTATTCTGCTCAATGTGGTTGGATACATAGCCCTGGCTGCCCCGGGCGCTACGGTTTTTGATGGCCAGGGAAAGACCTTCGTAAATGTGAAATCCGAAGCCCAGTACCAGCACAATTTCCAGCGTGCGGATAATGGGGTTGTGGCCCATGAATTCGGAGTAAGCATTGAATGCTACTCCATTATCGGCCTTGAATAACTGTAGGTTACCAACCAAGTGAACTACTAGGAAGGAACAGAGAAACAGGCCGGTTACGGCCATGATGATTTTGCGGCCGATGCTGCTGGAAAAGGTTTTGGAAATCCAACTCATAGAGAGTTACTGAATGGTTTGGGTGGGTTGGTTGTACCGGCCAAAGGTAGCTTCCAACCTAACAGGAAACAATCTGAATAAGCTGGCTGCGTTAGATGCATCAGAGTGAATCTATCCCCGGCCAACTCCGTTAGTACCTTGCGCTGGTTACCTAACCTGAAGCATAGATTTTTGTTAGGTTCCTGCTGGGTTTTTACTGAACTTCCTCTTCTTCCTGTCTCCCGCCTGTTAAGCCGTTGATTGTATGAATCATGTAGTACATAATCGCCCGGTACGGCTTTGGCTGGCTGGGCTGCTTTTATTGGTCGTCTGGTTAAGCTCGTGGTCAACGGCGCAGGCCACACACCTGCGCGCTGGCGACATTCAGGCCAAGACCGATACCACTGCTGCCCGTAACCCGCGCCGCATCTTCTTCAAACTAGTGCTATATACGGATGCATCAGCCCCGAATGCGGTAGATGAGCCTTTCGTAACAATATTTTTTGGTGACCGGACCTGTACCGGGGAAAGAGCTGTACCTCGGGTCAAGAAGGAGTTAATTTCCCCGGATTACTATCGTAACGTCTACTATTTCGAACATACGTACAATTCGCCAGGGACTTATAAGGTTATGTACCTGAGCGAGAACCGGGTGGCAGGCGTGGTGAACATGGTTAATTCCGTTAACCAGTCCTTTTTCATATCGACCACGGTCACCATTGACCCGTTTCTTACGAATACCTCCCCGGTTCTGAAGGCTCCCGCAATTGATAAGGCCGCTATCCGGCAGGTATTCCTTCACAACCCTGCCGCGTTTGATGCCGACGGGGATTCTCTGGCCTACGAACTGCAGCCGAGCCAGCAGGCCGGAACCGTCGCTTCGGCCCTTAATAACTGCACTCCGGTGCCATCAACAGTTGGTGGATTTCGCTATCCGAATGACCCGGCTTTGGGAGGCAGTCCGGTGCAGGTAGCCTATTCCGGCCCTCCGGTAGGGCGACCAGGGGAAGCGGCCATCTTTGAGCAGGATGCCCGTACCGGCCAGATTGTGTGGAACTCGCCCGCCATTCAGGGCGACTACAACGTGGCATTTGTGGTAAGAGAATACCGCCGGACCCCAGGTGAGAAGGCGCGTCTGATTGGCGAAGTGGTGCGGGACATGCAGATTACGGTGCGGGCCACCAACAACCTGCGCCCCACCATCATGGTGCCCGCCGATATCTGCGTAATAGCCAACACGCCGGTTCCTAACGGTATTATTACGGCTACTGACCCCGATAATAACCCGATTACGTTGGAAGCCTTCGGGGGAATGTTGCCCACGCCGGGTTCCTTCGTACAGACGGCGACCGGGCCTCCTACCGCGCGGGGCGTGTTCCAGTGGACTCCCACCTGCGCCAACATTCGCACGGACCCTTACCCGGTGCTGTTCAAGGCTACTGACCGTCCGGTGGCCGGACAGACGCCGCTAATTGACGAGCGTACCTGGCTGATAACGGTTATCGGGCCAGCACCGCAAAACCTGCGCGCTACGCTGCAGGGAAGTACCAGCCGACTTGACTGGGACAGTTACAGCTGCCAGAACCCCGGAGCGCAGATCCTGATTTTCCGCCGCGAAAACTCCTACAACTTCATTCCCGGGCCGTGCGAAACCGGCCTGCCGGCTGCGGCCGGCTACACGCAGGTGGGCTCGGTAAGTGCCGGCACCCGCACCTTCTTGGACGATAACAACGGCCGGGGGCTGGACCGGGGCAAAACGTACTGCTACCGTATCTATGTGCAATTTGCCGCGCCGGGAGGGGGCGCCAGCATTGCCTCCAACGAGGCGTGTGTAACCCTTAATGGCCGTGCGGCTCGCCTCACTAATGTTACGGTGGACCGTACGGATCCGGCCAACGGGCAGATTACCGTACGCTGGACCAAACCAACTTCCTCGGTAGGCTTTGGTACGCCGCGTGGCTACCGCCTGTATCGGGCCCCAAGCCTGAACCCGGTTGCCGCTGATTTCGCGCAGGTGTATACCACCACGAACCTGGACGATACGACGTTTGTGAATACTGGTCTGAATACCACTGCCAACACGTATTCTTATCGACTGGAGTTCTATAACACGGCGGTTGCCGGGGCGGCCGAAACGGTGGAAACGGCTGGTCCGGCCTCCAGCGTGCGGGTTGCGGGCACTCCCAATCCGCTTGCCAACACCATCACGGTTGCTTGGACATACAGAGTGCCGTGGGATAACAGCAAACGGCCAACCACGGTGTATCGTCGGGAGCCGGGTGGGGCGTTCCGGCCGGTTGCCAAAGTAACGGGCACGGCTACCGGTGGCACCTACACCGACGCCGGCAGCAGCACCGCACCGCTGGTAAAGGGCCGCACGTACTGCTACTACGTGAAAACCAACGGCACCTACGACAGCACGCTGCCTGACTCGCTGATTAACCTTAGCCAAGAGCAGTGCGTTGATCTGCGGGCTATTCCCTGCACGCCGGTTCTTACGCTAAAGCCCACCAACTGCGACAGTCTGGCCAGCCGCTTGTTTGACTTGCCGACCACGCCTCTTAGCGGCCAGGTATATACCAACTCCCTGAGCTGGACGCTCAGCAATCTGCCCAACGCCGACTGTAGCCGCAACATCGTTTCCTATATCATCTTCTACGCGGCTACCGATGCGGAGCCGCTGCAGGAACTGACCCGCGTACCCGGCTCCCAGACTACATATCTGCATCAGGGTCTTACTTCGGCGCAGGGCTGCTACGCCGTGCAGGCGGTAGATGCCAATGGCGCAGTTAGTGCGCTCAGCAATAAGGAGTGCAAGGATAATTGCCTGCTGTTCCTGTTACCCAACATCTTTACCCCCAACGGCGACGGTAAAAACGACACCTTCCGGCCCAAGGTCTTCAGCCCCATCACCCGCACTTCCGTAAAGATTTTCAACCGCTGGGGAGTGAAAGTGTACGAAAGCGACAAAGACCCGCTCATCAACTGGACCGGCGGCGGCAGCGGCACGGAGTCCGGCTCTAACGCTAAGGTGTCGGATGGCATGTACTTCTACCAGGCCGAGGTAGAGTTTCAGGATACGAACCGTACCAAGCGTACTTTCAAAGGCTGGGTGCAGGTCAACCACTAATAGCTGCCATAACGCTTAGTTGCGTAAAAGCCGGATGACCCAGTTGGTTCATCCGGCTTTTTTCATTCCCTTTTCTCATGAAAAACACTTTTCTTCTTGGCTTCCTGCTGTTGGCAGCTGCCTGCACCTCACCCCAGCAAACCACTACTGCTGAAACCCAAACTACTACGCAGGAGCCCGTTGGTGCTGCTGCAGTCAGCGAAACCCAGGCAGCTACCATTGCCACGCGCTACTTTCGTTCCCAGCCTGATTCGGCCGTGTACCAACTCAATACGTTGCAGGTAATGGAAGCCGGACCGCATTGGCAGGTGTTGGTAAAACGCTCTGACCGCGTCGGCCGCATGCCTGATAATTCGGCCATTGAGGTAGATAAGCAGACCGGAGCCGTTAGCACCGTGATGGTGAAGTAAAACCTGCTGCTCCATAGTGCGAAGCGTTGCGCATTCCCGGCTATTTCTGCAGCTTGCGCCTCCAAATTCCAACCCCTGCCTGCTGCTCTTGCTGGTGTACCGCTGGACAGCAGGTTAAAAGATCGACCATGAAAGCAGTGATTTTCCCCGGCCAGGGCAGCCAGTTCAGTGGTATGGGCCGTGAGTTGTACGAGCAGCACCCAGCCGCCCGGCAGCTGATGGACCAGGCCAACGAAATCCTGGGCTTCTCACTAACCGAGGTGATGTTCTCGGGCTCTGAAGAAGACCTGCGCCGTACTGATGTAACGCAGCCGGCTATTTTTCTGCATTCAGTGGCGCTGGCCGCCGTATTGCCCAATTTCCGCCCCGCTATGGTGGCCGGCCACTCCCTGGGTGAGTTTTCGGCGCTGGTTGCGGCCAAGGTGCTGCGCTTTGAGGATGCCTTGCAGTTGGTTGCAAAGCGGGCCAATGCTATGCAGGCTGCCTGCCAGGAGCAACCCGGCACCATGGCGGCTATCCTCGCCTTAGACGACGACACGACGGCCCGTATCTGCCAGGAAATTACTGACGGCGGCAACGTGGTGGTAGCGGCCAACTATAACTGCCCCGGTCAGCTGGTCGTATCCGGTTCTCAGCGTGGCATTGAGCTGGCTTGTGAGCAGCTGAAAGCCGCCGGAGCCAAGCGGGCTCTGCCGCTGCCGGTGGGTGGCGCATTCCATTCTCCCCTCATGAAATCGGCGGAAACGGCGCTGGCGGAGGCCATTGCCCGTACTACCTTCTCGGCGGGTATCTGCCCGGTATATCAGAACGTAGATGCGGCTCCGCACACCAACCCCGACGAAATCCGGGAGAATCTGGTGCGGCAGCTGACGGCGCCCGTTCGTTGGACGCAGAGCGTACAGCGCATGGTGCAGGACGGCGCAACGGAATTTGTAGAGTGCGGCCCCGGCAAAGTATTGCAGGGACTTGTAAAGAAGATTGCCCCGGAAGCGGCTATCAGCTCGGCTATAGTATAGCTGCACCACAACCCAAAAAGAGAGGCCTGCCGATAACTTCGGCAGGCCTCTTTTTTCGGTTCAGATGCGTTGCACTTCCAGCGGGTCGGGGCAGGTTGCCAGCAGCATTGCTACCGTACGGTCCAACGCCGGGTGTAGCACATGGGCCGCAATTTCAGCCAGCGGCACCAGGGCAAACCGGCGTCCCGGCAGGCGCGGGTGCGGTAGCTGAAGTTGAGGTGTATCCAGCACCAACGTATCATACAGCAGAATATCCACGTCCAGCGTGCGGGCTCCCCAACGCACCAGCCGTTCCCGCCCTGCCTGCTGCTCAACGGCCTGGCAGGCCGTCAAAAGTTGGTTGGGAGTAAGAGAAGTCCGGATACTCACGGCTTGGTTCAGGAAAGCCGGCTGGTCCTCTAAGCCCCAGGCCGCCGTTTCATACAAGCCCGAGACGGCCAGCACGACGCCCGCTGAAGCCTCCAACTGCCGGACTGCTTCGAGAAGAATGGTGGCCCGGTTTCCGAGGTTGGAGCCGAGTAGGAGGTAGGCGGTGGGCATGAGCTTACAGGACGCGCCGCAGAAACTCCAACGTAGCCTCAGCCGCTTGTTGGGCTTCAGTAGGCAACTCGGTTGAGGGCCAGGGGTGGCCGCCGCCGAAGTTGTGTGTTACGCCGGGCAGAATACGTAACTCGGCGGCCGGCTGCCACTCCTTGAGTTGATGGGCACGGTCTACCGGTACCGTTTCGTCCTGGTCGCCGTGCAGAATGAGAACGGCGCGGCTCCTGAGCTTGCGGCGCAGGCCATGGCGGATATCGAGCCGCAACCGGTTCTGATGGTAATCTTCCACAATCTGGAAATACAACGGGAGCTGCTGCTTGGTGCGGCTGTTCTCAACGTGAAACACGCCCTGCTGCTGCCATTGCTGCATAAGTGGCTCCGACCAGCCCGGATTCACGTCACTGATGGCGGCCCAAGATGCTACGGCTTTTACGCGGGCATCTTCAGCCGTTTTCAGCAGCACCAGGCCGCCGCCCCGGCTGTGACCGATGAGCGCCAGCCGCGTCAAGTCCATTTCCGCAGCCGGAATGCCCGCCTGACCGGACGTATGCAAATAATCCAGCAGGGCCCCAATGTCGTCAAGCTCCAGGCTGAAATTGTTGCGGCCAAAGGCTTCCAGATCCTCCAGGTCGCCGGTGCCGCCTACTACCAGGCCATTGTGCGAAAGGTTCAGCTTCACGAACACGAAGCCCTGATGGGCAAACCAATCGGCCAGCAGATTGAAATGGCCCCAGTCTTTAAAACCCTTGAACCCGTGCACAAATACCACCACCGGCTTGGGTTGCCCGTCGGCCACAAACCGTGCATCGGCCGCGAATGGCCGGCTGTGGCGGGCGCAGGAAAGCAGAAAATCAACGGATGTCGGTTGAGTTGCCATAGCAGCGAAGGTAAGTGGATTGTTGAACTGGTGGATGGGCGAATAGTTGGATGGCTGGACGAGTGACCAGTTCACCTATCCGCCAGTTCATCCGTCCAACAATTCAACAATCCACTTACCTTCG containing:
- a CDS encoding T9SS type B sorting domain-containing protein codes for the protein MYLSENRVAGVVNMVNSVNQSFFISTTVTIDPFLTNTSPVLKAPAIDKAAIRQVFLHNPAAFDADGDSLAYELQPSQQAGTVASALNNCTPVPSTVGGFRYPNDPALGGSPVQVAYSGPPVGRPGEAAIFEQDARTGQIVWNSPAIQGDYNVAFVVREYRRTPGEKARLIGEVVRDMQITVRATNNLRPTIMVPADICVIANTPVPNGIITATDPDNNPITLEAFGGMLPTPGSFVQTATGPPTARGVFQWTPTCANIRTDPYPVLFKATDRPVAGQTPLIDERTWLITVIGPAPQNLRATLQGSTSRLDWDSYSCQNPGAQILIFRRENSYNFIPGPCETGLPAAAGYTQVGSVSAGTRTFLDDNNGRGLDRGKTYCYRIYVQFAAPGGGASIASNEACVTLNGRAARLTNVTVDRTDPANGQITVRWTKPTSSVGFGTPRGYRLYRAPSLNPVAADFAQVYTTTNLDDTTFVNTGLNTTANTYSYRLEFYNTAVAGAAETVETAGPASSVRVAGTPNPLANTITVAWTYRVPWDNSKRPTTVYRREPGGAFRPVAKVTGTATGGTYTDAGSSTAPLVKGRTYCYYVKTNGTYDSTLPDSLINLSQEQCVDLRAIPCTPVLTLKPTNCDSLASRLFDLPTTPLSGQVYTNSLSWTLSNLPNADCSRNIVSYIIFYAATDAEPLQELTRVPGSQTTYLHQGLTSAQGCYAVQAVDANGAVSALSNKECKDNCLLFLLPNIFTPNGDGKNDTFRPKVFSPITRTSVKIFNRWGVKVYESDKDPLINWTGGGSGTESGSNAKVSDGMYFYQAEVEFQDTNRTKRTFKGWVQVNH
- the fabD gene encoding ACP S-malonyltransferase; this translates as MKAVIFPGQGSQFSGMGRELYEQHPAARQLMDQANEILGFSLTEVMFSGSEEDLRRTDVTQPAIFLHSVALAAVLPNFRPAMVAGHSLGEFSALVAAKVLRFEDALQLVAKRANAMQAACQEQPGTMAAILALDDDTTARICQEITDGGNVVVAANYNCPGQLVVSGSQRGIELACEQLKAAGAKRALPLPVGGAFHSPLMKSAETALAEAIARTTFSAGICPVYQNVDAAPHTNPDEIRENLVRQLTAPVRWTQSVQRMVQDGATEFVECGPGKVLQGLVKKIAPEAAISSAIV
- a CDS encoding alpha/beta hydrolase family protein — translated: MATQPTSVDFLLSCARHSRPFAADARFVADGQPKPVVVFVHGFKGFKDWGHFNLLADWFAHQGFVFVKLNLSHNGLVVGGTGDLEDLEAFGRNNFSLELDDIGALLDYLHTSGQAGIPAAEMDLTRLALIGHSRGGGLVLLKTAEDARVKAVASWAAISDVNPGWSEPLMQQWQQQGVFHVENSRTKQQLPLYFQIVEDYHQNRLRLDIRHGLRRKLRSRAVLILHGDQDETVPVDRAHQLKEWQPAAELRILPGVTHNFGGGHPWPSTELPTEAQQAAEATLEFLRRVL
- the folK gene encoding 2-amino-4-hydroxy-6-hydroxymethyldihydropteridine diphosphokinase; translated protein: MPTAYLLLGSNLGNRATILLEAVRQLEASAGVVLAVSGLYETAAWGLEDQPAFLNQAVSIRTSLTPNQLLTACQAVEQQAGRERLVRWGARTLDVDILLYDTLVLDTPQLQLPHPRLPGRRFALVPLAEIAAHVLHPALDRTVAMLLATCPDPLEVQRI
- a CDS encoding succinate dehydrogenase cytochrome b subunit, producing MSWISKTFSSSIGRKIIMAVTGLFLCSFLVVHLVGNLQLFKADNGVAFNAYSEFMGHNPIIRTLEIVLVLGFGFHIYEGLSLAIKNRSARGSQGYVSNHIEQNSSWHSRSMAMLGSIVLFFLVVHLYNFFGSLRFGDVPRDANGNEDAYTLVLDAFKNPFYVALYVVAQFALLYHLLHGFSSAFQTLGLTHRKYTPAIKFVGYAFSIVVCAAFAAMPVYFFFFK